The nucleotide window TGGAGTCTGGGGCCGGCCGTGAGGGTCCTGTTTTGTCTCCAGGTGACTGGCTACTGGGGGCGGCGGGAGCTGCGGAGGCGCGCGCGGCGCCCGGACTggcggaggggcggggcggggtagCCTGGGCAGCCTCCGGCCCCGAGGCCGCGGAAACCTTCGCCGCGGCTCTTGCCGCAGCGACGGCCGGAGCCGCGTTCGGAGGCGAGTTTGTCAACAATCGCCTGGCCTTTGGCGGCCTGTCGGGCAggcgccgcccccgccgccgcagGCGATTGGCTGTGGCGCGGAGCGACCGCACGAGGGCCAATTGGGAGCGCGGGCACCCGGCGCCAGCGGCGCGGGGAGGTCGGCGgtgccggcggcggcggcgggcgcagTGCGCGAGGGGAGGAGCGGGAGGAGGCGGAGGATGTTCCCGGCGGCTGCGGCCGGGGTAGCGCGTACCGGAGACGCGGCGTGCGGAGCACTCAGCTGCCCGGCGGAGCGCGGCAGCGGACGGGCGGCGAGTTGCAGGCTCTCCGCTGCCCCGGGCGCTCCGACCGCGAGTCCCGGGCTTTGTCTCCCGGGCCGCCTTCGTGTTGACGGTCAGGGGGCTCCGGGTCGGCGAAGGGCGCGGGCTGGGCGCCGCCGGGCCCCGGCCCGGACGCGACGCTCGGAAGGGAAGGGGCGGACGTGAGTTTCGGCCTGATTGACTTCGGAGGGGAGAGTCTATGGGGTACAGGAGCCGCGCGCCCCGATGCCGCCCAGCGTGCGGAGTTACTTGTAGACTTTGCAGGGGTCGCCAGGGGACGGCTTTGGGGACCCCCTCCTATTTGGAGGTGTGCACCTAACAGTGCGGGTGTACCTCGGAGAAGTTCCGGCGAGTTCGGTGTGGCGCgctgcccccccccgcccccgcagccGGAGGAGGGGCGCGCGAGCCGGGAGCGGGAGGGACGTCGGGCGGGCGGAGAGCCGGAGCCCGGCTGGGCCGAGCCGCGCTGAGTTACAAACTCTATTGTGACGCACTTACTACGACTGACGGCCCTTGCCAAACCTTCCCCAGACTTGCTGTCCTCAGCACTTTCGGCAGAACAATGGGGCCGGAGCGGGGAACGCGGCCAGCCGCCTGCAATCGCTGCATCTGCGCCCGCTCCTGGGCTCCAGCGGTGTATCTGATCCCGGGAAATCAGAGCCCTCTGGGAGTTTCTGACTTACTCTAGTCGGGCCTGAGTAAAGAGCACATGTGAATAGATCTCAAACAAGCAGCCTCTCctaaaacgtgtgtgtgtgtgtgtgtgtgtgtgtgtggtgttagagcaCTAGTTCCACTAGTAATTGACATTGTTGCTGTGTTTTGTTTGGTGGTAGGGAGTTTAGTCCCTCCAACCCACCTCACCGCCCCAAACAAAGATAATGCTACCTTTGTTATGCaggttatttttactattatttggAAAAGCGTATGGAAAACTATTGCTATATAAGCAATGACAGTATTAAAGTGTTGGGCATTAATTCTAAGGATTTTTCATGAATAGGTGAAAGTCTGCCCATTTAGGTATTCATTGTAATTATCGTTTTGCTTAAGATAACCCTAGTTTTAATTTTCCTTGcagaaaaaaagaccaaatgGCAAAGCAACCTTCCGATGTAAGTTCTGAGTGTGACAGAGAAGGTGGACAATTGCAGCCTGCCGAAAGGCCTCCTCAGCTCAGGCCTGGGGCCCCCATCTCTCTACAGACAGAGCGGCAAGGTAATCCCGAAGGAGAAGGGGACCGCTGCCCCCAAGGCAGCCCACAGGGCCCACTGGCCCCACCGGCCAGTCCCGGCCCTTTCGCTACCAGATCCCCGCTTTTCATCTTCGTGAGAAGATCTTCCCTGCTGTCTCGATCCTCCAGTGGGTATTTCTCTTTTGACACAGACAGGAGCCCGGCACCCATGAGTTGTGACAAATCAACACAAACCCCAAGTCCTCCTTGCCAGGCCTTCAACCATTATCTCAGTGCGATGGGTAAGCAATGCCCGGGGGAGCGGCAGTGCACGTGTGGTTGCTTGAGTCTCTGTCCAGAGACTGTGTGTAGCGTTTAAAGCCCCCTTTGAGAATCCTTTTACAGATACAGTCCATGTTTTGTTGGGAATGACGCATACGTCAAATAAAACACCCagccaacattttaaaaacacgtTACCAAGTTCTGTGGCAGCGATGAGTTGAGGTCCAAGCATCAGCCTGTTGGCAGTATCTCTCGAACCCCTGGTGCCTTCATTAAAGTATCCAGCTGTGGCATGTTGTCCTAACCCCTAAGGTTTCCTCATTAATGACATTCTACTTGAAAGGGACTCAATCAGTTAACGGCAGATAGAGTAATAATCTAACCAAAAGTGTGGAAGAAGGGATGAGAGAAGTGAATCGTTttcaaaaatgacattttaagaagATGAAATAGTTCATATCAGCATTACCACCATAGaaccatgaaaatattttgttttctactcAGATTCCTGTTTGGGCTTATTTTGTTCGCTTGGAGGGTTTGGACATAGTACTAATGAGATTAGATTGTGGGTCTTTATTTCAGGGATTAAAGACAGTTTCAGAATCTGAAGGAGGAGTGGCAAACATAAATGCCCAGAAAAATCTGGCAATCCCATCGGTGAGGGAACTGACCTGGTGGGGATTATGGCGGCTTGGAGAGCGTTTGCCCTTGTCCCTTTTGCTCCCAGTTGGGGCTGTGAGGGTGTGTGGTCTCAAGGTGGTAGGTTTTCCTATAGGGCCAGATAATCCGAGAATGCAGATTTCGATGCCACATCTCCTGATGCTTTGGCAACTTGTTCAGAACTTTGAAAGCACTGTGGAAGCCAAATAAAAACATCTGCGGGCTTGATTTGACCCTTGAGCCTCCAAGGTATGGCTTTGAGTATGCAGAGTGCTTACCACTCTGATCAAGGGGTGAGTGTGTCGGTTCAAATCGCTGTTCCCCAGTAGTGGAAAAGGTTCATGTCTTGATCAGGGTTTATTAGAATCTCATTTACAGTTTGTCCAGATGAGCCCTTCTGCGTTAAAGAGATACAGGTAGGTTGGCGGCATTTCCAATTAAGAAATCCAGCATAGATTCTATTAAAACGTGGGTGACACCATGCCAAAGGCTAACTAaaacaaaagcatcagagtaGCCACGTAACTGCTGGAACACATGACAGATCTTACTTTTGCAAATACCATAGACTTCAGTCTTCATAATCTTCAGTTCAGTAAACCGTGCAGGTCCGTCCCCATGTTGCAGAGTTCGCGAGAACCTCAGGACCTCGGTCATTTGTCAGAGGTTGGGCACACCTCGGAAGTGGCAGACAAATGACAAAAATACCAGCAGCTGTACACGTTGGCTGCGTGTCTCCTGCTAAATGCTTTCTTAGGACCCCTCCTTCGGGAAGGGAGCTGGAAGTGTTATTACTGCTGTTACTTTAGTTATTGCTTATTGTTACTCCTGAGCTCATTTTAGCCTTACAAGGTCTTGGTGCTGGCATATATGTTTCTGCCCTTGAAATTGCTCTTGACTATATGAGGACTTACGAGTAAACGAGTTACTAAATGAATTAATGGGGCCTTATGGTGTGCGTGTTTAAAACCCCGTGTATTTTAAGGATCCTCTGGAAGCCATTATAGTTTTTCAGTGCAGACCCCTTTATCAGGTGGCTTAG belongs to Pseudorca crassidens isolate mPseCra1 chromosome 14, mPseCra1.hap1, whole genome shotgun sequence and includes:
- the BCL2L11 gene encoding bcl-2-like protein 11 isoform X1 yields the protein MFPAAAAGVARTGDAACGALSCPAERGSGRAASCRLSAAPGAPTASPGLCLPGRLRVDGQGAPGRRRARAGRRRAPARTRRSEGKGRTKKDQMAKQPSDVSSECDREGGQLQPAERPPQLRPGAPISLQTERQGNPEGEGDRCPQGSPQGPLAPPASPGPFATRSPLFIFVRRSSLLSRSSSGYFSFDTDRSPAPMSCDKSTQTPSPPCQAFNHYLSAMEDGEQHLCFPNSESNSPLRLAPHPMPCSACFYKVCPGFAGGTREPLWVSVALYFAAVFACVSSCSRKDPSKSNSARVPRPC
- the BCL2L11 gene encoding bcl-2-like protein 11 isoform X5; translated protein: MFPAAAAGVARTGDAACGALSCPAERGSGRAASCRLSAAPGAPTASPGLCLPGRLRVDGQGAPGRRRARAGRRRAPARTRRSEGKGRTKKDQMAKQPSDVSSECDREGGQLQPAERPPQLRPGAPISLQTERQDRSPAPMSCDKSTQTPSPPCQAFNHYLSAMEDGEQHLCFPNSESNSPLRLAPHPMPCSACFYKVCPGFAGGTREPLWVSVALYFAAVFACVSSCSRKDPSKSNSARVPRPC
- the BCL2L11 gene encoding bcl-2-like protein 11 isoform X3, translated to MFPAAAAGVARTGDAACGALSCPAERGSGRAASCRLSAAPGAPTASPGLCLPGRLRVDGQGAPGRRRARAGRRRAPARTRRSEGKGRTKKDQMAKQPSDVSSECDREGGQLQPAERPPQLRPGAPISLQTERQGNPEGEGDRCPQGSPQGPLAPPASPGPFATRSPLFIFVRRSSLLSRSSSGYFSFDTDRSPAPMSCDKSTQTPSPPCQAFNHYLSAMEDGEQHLCFPNSESNSPLRLAPHPMPCSACFYKVCPGFAGGTREPLWVSWRGT
- the BCL2L11 gene encoding bcl-2-like protein 11 isoform X2; this encodes MFPAAAAGVARTGDAACGALSCPAERGSGRAASCRLSAAPGAPTASPGLCLPGRLRVDGQGAPGRRRARAGRRRAPARTRRSEGKGRTKKDQMAKQPSDVSSECDREGGQLQPAERPPQLRPGAPISLQTERQGNPEGEGDRCPQGSPQGPLAPPASPGPFATRSPLFIFVRRSSLLSRSSSGYFSFDTDRSPAPMSCDKSTQTPSPPCQAFNHYLSAMASMRQSQAVPADMRPEIWIAQELRRIGDEFNAYYPRRVFLNNHQAAEGHPQMVILRLLRHIIRLVWRMQ
- the BCL2L11 gene encoding bcl-2-like protein 11 isoform X7, whose translation is MFPAAAAGVARTGDAACGALSCPAERGSGRAASCRLSAAPGAPTASPGLCLPGRLRVDGQGAPGRRRARAGRRRAPARTRRSEGKGRTKKDQMAKQPSDVSSECDREGGQLQPAERPPQLRPGAPISLQTERQGNPEGEGDRCPQGSPQGPLAPPASPGPFATRSPLFIFVRRSSLLSRSSSGYFSFDTDRSPAPMSCDKSTQTPSPPCQAFNHYLSAMGLSE
- the BCL2L11 gene encoding bcl-2-like protein 11 isoform X6, with the translated sequence MFPAAAAGVARTGDAACGALSCPAERGSGRAASCRLSAAPGAPTASPGLCLPGRLRVDGQGAPGRRRARAGRRRAPARTRRSEGKGRTKKDQMAKQPSDVSSECDREGGQLQPAERPPQLRPGAPISLQTERQDRSPAPMSCDKSTQTPSPPCQAFNHYLSAMASMRQSQAVPADMRPEIWIAQELRRIGDEFNAYYPRRVFLNNHQAAEGHPQMVILRLLRHIIRLVWRMQ
- the BCL2L11 gene encoding bcl-2-like protein 11 isoform X9, with the translated sequence MFPAAAAGVARTGDAACGALSCPAERGSGRAASCRLSAAPGAPTASPGLCLPGRLRVDGQGAPGRRRARAGRRRAPARTRRSEGKGRTKKDQMAKQPSDVSSECDREGGQLQPAERPPQLRPGAPISLQTERQASMRQSQAVPADMRPEIWIAQELRRIGDEFNAYYPRRVFLNNHQAAEGHPQMVILRLLRHIIRLVWRMQ
- the BCL2L11 gene encoding bcl-2-like protein 11 isoform X4 codes for the protein MFPAAAAGVARTGDAACGALSCPAERGSGRAASCRLSAAPGAPTASPGLCLPGRLRVDGQGAPGRRRARAGRRRAPARTRRSEGKGRTKKDQMAKQPSDVSSECDREGGQLQPAERPPQLRPGAPISLQTERQGNPEGEGDRCPQGSPQGPLAPPASPGPFATRSPLFIFVRRSSLLSRSSSGYFSFDTDRSPAPMSCDKSTQTPSPPCQAFNHYLSAMGLLEGNLNPLERTWTSPSLEKSTTTLYSN
- the BCL2L11 gene encoding bcl-2-like protein 11 isoform X8, which encodes MAKQPSDVSSECDREGGQLQPAERPPQLRPGAPISLQTERQGNPEGEGDRCPQGSPQGPLAPPASPGPFATRSPLFIFVRRSSLLSRSSSGYFSFDTDRSPAPMSCDKSTQTPSPPCQAFNHYLSAMEDGEQHLCFPNSESNSPLRLAPHPMPCSACFYKVCPGFAGGTREPLWVSVALYFAAVFACVSSCSRKDPSKSNSARVPRPC